The following DNA comes from Hahella chejuensis KCTC 2396.
GGCGGCCCAACCAGATTCCTGGTTGGCTCAATTATTGAAGCAATATGGGGAAATATCTCGTCCCCGAAAAAATGAAACGCCGCAGGATGAAAATATTATCGCCGCCACGTCAACCGTATCTGCAATGGAGGCGGCGGCAATACTGGAGTTCATGCAGGCGTTTATCAACGAGGTGAGAGAGCACAGTTTTGAGTGGTAGAGGTAAGCTTGAATGAAAGAAACCCTCTCAGGCCTCGACTGATAACAGCTTAGGAAAATGAATGAGGCGCCTGTGGCTAGTTTGCTGACATGTTCGTTCCCAGGTATTGGAACGATGGAAAACATTTCAGTGAGAACTTACGAGTAGGAGATTTGGAAATGGCATCAAGCTTCTTTGAAATTGTTCAACTGCCGAATGGAGACTTCGCTTTGCAACCCATGGGGGGCGGGAGCGAACATTTGGTGAAAATCAGCTTTGGTCAGGAAGCTAAGGCATATCTGGCGGAAAATGATGCGGCTGTCGCACACGCTATGATTAATGCGGCCATTAAGCTGGTAGGAGATATGCGGGAGGAGGCGATTCGTCAGTCAGAGGCGGAAGAAAAACCGAAAACCGTACATTAATGTCACCGACTGCCCATTAGAGGCAGTCGGCGCTTTGTCGGTTCACTGTTAGCGGCGAATAACGCCGACGCCCAGTCCTTCGATGTCCAAAGGCTGTTGCGACAGGTTCACTTCAATGGGTTCAAACTCTTCGTTTTCCGGCAATAAAAGCACTTTGTTTTTCTGACGCTGGAAACGTTTCACCGTCACTTCATCGCCAATGCGCGCAACCACAATTTGACCATTGTGGATATCGGTCGTGCGATGCACCGCCAGTAAATCGCCGTCGAGAATTCCCACGTCCTTCATGCTCATGCCTTTGACACGCAGAAAGTAATCGGCGGAAGGGGTAAAGAAGGACGGGGGCAGCTCACAATATTCTTCAATATTTTCCTGCGCCAGAATGGGATAACCCGCTGCTACCTGACCAACAATCGGAATGCCCTGATTTTGCGTTTCCGACGCCGGCAACCTGATGCCGCGCGAGGCGCCGGGAACCATCTCAATAGCGCCTTTCTTCGCCAGCGCTTTCAGGTGCTCTTCCGCAGCATTAGCGGAGCGAAACCCCAGGCGATTGGAAATTTCCGCCCGGGTAGGTGGATAACCCGTCTCCTCAATATGCTCGCGAATCAGTTGTAAAACCTGTTCCTGGCGCTTGGTTAGCTTAATCACTCCACCCTCCGGCGACCCCAAAAGGTCTGATAAAAATCTGTGTACACTATATGTTTATCCATGTCTGTTTATGTATACAGTAATGGTGTGGGCAAGTAAAGAAAAAATGTCTAAGTAACTGAGGATTAAGATGAAAACTGATATGGCGCGTCGCGGATCAAGCAAAGCTGATGAATATTGATCGACAACAAATGACTATCTTTGTTAATCGAGAAAATATGAATAGCTGACTACACTTTCTGGGAGCAACTTATGGCGTCACGCATTTTGATTATTCAGGGGCATCCTGACCCACAGGGTGGCCGCTTTTGTCATGCTTTGGCTGAAGCATACGCCGAAGGGGCGGAGGCGGCGGGACATGAGGTGCGTAAGTTGGCTGTATCGACAATGAGTTTTCCCTGGTTGCGTTCAAAGCGGGAATTTGAAGAACAGTCTCCGCCGGAGGTGATTATCGCTGCGCAGAAAGAAATCCAGTGGGCTGAATGTCTGTTTATTATTTATCCGCTATGGATGGGGGGCATGCCCGCCGTATTAAAGGCGTTCCTGGAGCAGACATTACGACCAGGCTTTGCGGTAAGTGGGGGAGGTAAGTGGCCCAGGCGGCTACTGAAAGGACGCAGGGCGCGCATAGTCGTGACCATGGGGATGCCTGCGTTTATCTATCGCTGGTTTTATCGCGCTCACAGTTTAAAAAGTCTAAAGCGTAATATCTTGGGTATTTGTGGGGTTTCTCCGATTCAAACGTCGCTGATTGGCGCGGTGGAAGACTCGGACGCCAAGCCCCGAAAACAGTGGCTGGATAGAATGCGCATGTATGGCGGTAAGGCGATGTAGCATTTGGTTTAGCTTGTGCGCTATTGGCTTGGCGGCTTTGATACAATTTGGCGCTTTTATTAGACAGGCCGATTAACTTTATCGGTATATATTCACTGCCCGCGCGGTAACTTTCATACTCTGCGACGTACTCTTTAATCAGGCTGTAAATCTCTTTAGGAATTGCAATGACGCCTGCGAACAGATGGTTTAGAGCCCCTTTGGCGTTGTCTTTTTCACTCTCACTGTCAGCGCGATAACATGGTCGAAGGGCGGCGGGGCTCGTTGACTGACTTTGGTGGGCGCTATGACTCGGCGTGAAACGAACTTTTCAATATCTACGATAAAGGCCATGACAATGACGCCTTCATCGACCGGCGTTTTCTATGAGGGCGATCCTTTTGATTATTAACATGGCAATGATATTGGCATGTTAATGATCAGGCGCATGGATGCGCCTGCGCGGCGGCTAGCCGCGGGAGACAGGGCCTGACATGTGCAGGCCCTGGCGTTGCAGCCAAATAGAAGGAAGCTATTTGGCTGCCTGATTAATAATAGCGATGAGTCGCGTATTTACCATTGGGGCTATTGGGCGGTGCGCTACATGTTCGAGCAGCGTCCAGACGACATTGAGCGATTAGTATTATGGTTCCGACTTGGCCGATATGACGATTACCAGGACTGGCTTGATGACGAAGCGAAAGAACTGGATGCGGGGTTTGCAAAGTGGATGGGGAAAGTGAGGAAGGAGCTTCAGGTCGCTTCTGGCGTTTAAAGTAAAAGCCAAATCCCTGGCGTATAGGTTATATCCGTGCTGGCGGTTTCTTTAGCCGTTTCGGCGGGATAACTGAGTCGCTGCAGAAGGCTCTGGAGTGATGTCGGTCATTGGCTGAATTGAGGGGATGGGACGGCTAAATTGCTGCTCATCCTCCTTGGCCTCTACATTTGCGCAGAACTCCATCAGCCAGGCATACCCGTAAGGGGTTATCTGTTCGGTATAGCGCAGCAACTCCGCGATGCGGAATAAGTCGTTAACAACCTTCTGCGAAGGGGACGTCTGATTCACTGTTACTCCTTAAACCTGTGTTCAATGATGCCCTAAGGGCTAGTGCAATTGTGTTTTTGGAAGGAAATGGTATTTGTCTTGTTATGGTGGGGCAAGAGGGGGTATGGTCTAGGTCTTTTGGTTTGGAAGGGATAATCCACTGCTACGTGTTATGCCGTTAGATAAGTAACATTGATGAGACCTTTGGCATCTGAAACAAAAAATATATGGCTTATCTCGCTATCGTAAACAGCTTCGCACTAAACGAAGGGGGTCTACATACTTATTCCGCGCGCCTGCGCCGCGGGTGACAGGGTCTGACATGTGCAGGCCCTGTTGTTGCAGACAAATAGTAGGAAGCTATTTGTCTGCCTGATTAATAATGTACAAAGGTCTGGGGCAAATAGACTGTCAATTGTAAAATATTAATAAAAATTTATTACAAGACTACTCTTGTCGTTTCCAATCCGTATAATCGCGCCGTCGCTCGGTTTGCCCCCTACTCAGGGCGTTGCAGACCGCCCCACGATCAGGATGTAATCAGGATAGTTAAATGACTAAGTATGTCGCCTCCTTTCTCTCGACCGTCATTCTCGGTCTGTTCAGCTTTCAGGTTTCCGCCAAAGACTTTGGACCCGCACAGCGCTATAACGCTTTGGTGTTCGACGTGTTTGACGCCTTGTCCTCCGATGTGGAAGGTCGTCTCGCCGTCGGTGGCGACATCACCCTGAATAACTACAGTGTGGGCGATAAGCTGAATGCGTCTGAAGCGGGCGATGTCCTGATCGCCGGGGGCGATATCAAGTTTCCCAGCGGTCGCGTGTACTATGGCAATGTGATCGCCGGCGGCTCCGTCAAAGACATTGGCGATGCTGTGCAGCATGGCATGGCCCAAGGCGCCAAGATCAAGGGCGGAGCGACGCCTTCGGTCGATTTTTCAAGTGCGCAGGCCTATTTAGAGCAGCTTTCGCAAGATCTATCCAAGTTGAAAGCCAATGGCAAGGTGGAGTCCAAGTGGGGCGGGCTTTATCTGACGGCGGCGTGCGACAGTAATCTGCAAGTCTTCCAGCTCTCCGGCGCGCAGGTGTTTCCGGCGCATACCTTTGAAGTGGACCTTTCCTGCGCGCCAGCCGACGCCACTTATATCTTCAATATTGATGGCCAACAAACCGGTATGTCCGGGATGAGCCTGCAGTCTTTGGCGAACGTCGCCGACAAAGTAGTTTTTAATTTCTATGAAGCCTATGTGCTGGAGTTGGAGTCTATTGGCGTGGAAGGCTCCGTGCTGGCGCCGAAGGCGGAAGTGGTTAACCCCCAGGGTGTACTTCGCGGCCATCTGTTCGCCAAGGCTTGGTACGGGGAGATGCAGATCAACTGGGTTCCTTTTACCGGGCGTTTGCCTGAGTCCACTCCCCCCAAGCCGGAGCAATGCCAGCTTTATCCCATCACGTTTGATTATGGCTCGCTGCCCTCCAGAGTTGGAGAAACGGTGATCCTGTATCCCGGTATGGATCAAGGGAATTTCATCTGGCTGTCCTGGACCGGCAGCGTCAAGCAGAGCGATTTGGTGAACTCGCTCACTTCCGCCAACGCAGATACCTATATCAATCCGCACGACGCGCAGGATCGCATCCTGAACCGCATGGACTGGATCAGCGCCGCGCCTGGCGTGAAGAACAGCAAGGCCGTGCGGACCGCCATGAATGGATTGCTAAATAAAGAGATTATCGTACCGGTATGGGGCGATCTGCAGGGCGGCGGCGCTAACCGGATTTATCAGGCGGCGGCATTCGCCAAAATAGCGATCACGGGATACAAGCTCAACGGTAAAGGCTATCTAACCTTCAAGTATCTGGGCGAGGAAAACTGTGGGGAAGCGACGGTTGAACCGCCCGTTGCACAAGACCAGGACGTCAGCACGAAAGAAGATCAACCCATCGATTTTACGCTGAAGGCGACGGGAGAATTCACCAGCGAAGCGGAGTTTGTCATCATCCAGGCGCCGCAACACGGATCTATTGCGCAACAAGGCGAAGCAATTACTTATACCCCGAATGCTGATTTCCACGGTCAGGACAGCCTGCGCTTCAAATTGGTCGACGGTGACGTTGAATCCAATGAAGCGACCGTCAATATTGCAGTCGTTCCAGTGAACGATGCGCCTTCCGCTAACGATCAAGCGCTGACAGTTGCGGAAGATCAGACTCTGGCGATTGTGCTGACTGCGCAGGACAACGATACGGAGACGCTGACTTTCACCCTGGTGAGCCAGCCTGTTAATGGCGTTCTGACGGGCGATGCGCCGACACTGACCTATACGCCCAAAGCCAACTTTCATGGCGACGACGCCTTTATTTTTACCGTCAGCGACGGCCAGGGCCAGTCTGAACAGGCTACGATTTCTATCACCGTCACACCTGTTAACGATCTTCCGGTCGCTCAATCACTCGAACTGGCGCTGGATGAAGACGCCTTTATCGATCTGACCTTGCAAGGCGCTGACATTGACAGCGACAGCCTGACGTTCTCCGTACTAGAAGGTCCGGCCCACGGAACGCTGAGCGGCGAAGCGCCTGCGCTGCGCTATACGCCAAGCGCCAATTTCAATGGCGTTGACTCCTTCACCTACCGTGTTAACGATGGCTTGGCTGACTCCGCCGTGGCCATCGTGACGTTGACTGTGCGCCCGGTGAGTGACGCCCCAGTGCTGACTGGCGAACCGCTCACCGTCACGCCAGAAGGTTTGGCCTACACCTATGCAGCCAACGCCACCGACCCGGACGGCGACGCCCTGGCGTTTCATCTGGATCAAGCCCCGCAAGGCATGACCATTGACGCCGCCAGCGGCCAGATCAGCTGGACGCCGCCGCAAGATTACGTGCAATCCGTTAAAGAGCTGAACAGCCAGTGTTACGTCACCCATATCGGCGACGTCAGCACGGACAGCAATGGGTCAACCACCAGCGCTCAGGTTAATCATCCCGATCTTCGCCTGGGCGCTATCGCTCTGGAAGCCGGGGCGGACCATGCGTATCAAGTTAGCGTAGCGCTATCCAATCGTGGCCTGGCGGACGTCAGCGCACCGGTGGACGTGTCCTTTTATGTAGGCGCGCCGGAGAACGGCGATCTATTGGGAACGCAGCGTTTGACCCATCTGGCCAGCGGAGAAACCGCTCGTCTAAGTCTGGGCGTATACGATTATCTGCTGACTGACGATATTTATGTGACCATGGCGGTCAGTCAGGTGGTGGAAGAGTGCGACATTCGCAATAACCAGGCGCGCGCCGCCCTGGTTTCGTTGCGCGTATCCGATGCCAGCGACCTTTCTGACACGCGCTTGTTCGCCATCAACGTGGAAGACCGTAATGCCGGCCCTGTCATCACCAGTGATGCGGAACTGCAACATCAGGGCGGTCAGACGCTCAACTTCCAAGTTAAAACCACCGATGCAGACATCGGTGACGCTCATCACTTTACATTGGTGTCCGGCCCGGAAGGCTTAAGCATTGACCCTCGCACCGGCCGCTTGATCGCCAACATTGGCGATCTGGCTGCAGGCGATTATCAGATCGTCGTGGAAGTAGAAGACCTGCGCGGCGCTACGACCCAACAGACGCTGACTTTGTCCATTGCTAAGAACTTGCCGCCGCAGATTGTGAGTTCGCCAGTATTAACCGCCAGTACGACACTGCAGTACGCCTATGATGTCGAGGCGACAGACCCTAATGAAGGCGACAAACTAACCTATACCTTAGTGAATCAACCGGCAGGCATGAGCATTCAGCCCAAGTCCGGTCTTATTGCCTGGTTGGGGGATGAGCGCTACGTGGATAACCGCGCGGATGATAATGGTTACTGCGCAGCGGACCCACAAGACTTGCGAACGCTTGATCCGGTAATCAAGTGGTCCTGGCCACTGGACGGCGAATCCATACCTCATGACGAATATAACCAGGTCATGCATACCCCTCTTGCCGTACCGCTCTATGACACAAATGGCGATGGCAAGCTGAATGATAAAGATGATATCGCCATTATTTTCCAGTCTTTCAGGAAATCTGGTTACCAAAACGCGGGATTCCTGCGCGCCATTTGGGCCAAAGACGGGACGCATATCTGGACGTCCGAGTCCGTCAGGCCTTACCCACTAAGATCAATGGCCGCGGCGGATCTGGATGGCGATGGGACGACGGAAATTGTCATCATAGACATCACGGAAAAGCTGAGTGTCGTCTCACATGAAGGCGAGCTGGAATGGCAGGCGGATACGCTGGAGCAAGCCCAGTGGGGTGGACCCTCCATTGCTGACCTGGATCAAGACGGTTCGCCGGATATTATTCTGGGGCGCGCGCTATACGATAACCAAGGCAATCTCAAATGGCTGGGTAAAGCGCGCTTTGGCGTTAACCCTCAGGGCGAGAACGCCAGCGGTCCGCTTACCTATGCGGCGGATATCGACCTGGATGGCGATATGGAACTGATCGCCGGCCCTACCATCTATGACCACACGGGTAAACGTATTATTACCAACGGCGAGGGAACATCCGCGTTAGGAAACTTCGATAGCGATGACTTCCCTGAAATCGTCAACGTTTATGACGGCTATCTCTCTCTGTATAACCATGACGGCAGTGTCATCTGGAAAGATAAGAAAATTGAGGGCGGCGGACGCGGCGGCCCGCCTGTGTTGGCGGATTTGGACGGCGACGGCGTGCCTGAAATCGGCGTCGCCGGCAAGACCCGCTATGGGGTCTACAACGCCAATGGCGACGTTGTCTGGAGTCAACCTACCCGGGACCAGTCCTCTGGCGTAACCGCGTCTTCCGCTTTTGACTTCAATGATGACGGGCGCATGGAGATTGTGTACGGGGATGAGTATTACTTGCGCGTCTATGACGGCGTCAGTGGCGATGTCATCTACGAAATTGAAAATGTCAGTGTGACCGCACACGAATATCCAGTCATTGCGGATATTGATCACGATGACCATGCGGAAATTATTGCCGTCAGCAATAGCTTCTTTGATGTGACCAACAAAGGGTTGCATGTCATTGAAGACGCCACGGATTCATGGGTGGGGACGCGCAGCATCTGGAACCAGCATGCGTACAACGTTAATAACATCAATAATGATCTAAGCGTTCCTGTGCATCCCACAAAAAGCTGGTTGGATCATAACAGCTTCAGGGCCAATGTATTTCCAGATCAGCCCGGCGTAGGCCAGGCGGATTTGACGGTATACGGATTGCGACTGGATGGCGGCGCTATCTCCGTGACGGTTAAAAACCGTGGCCGCAAACCCGTAAATACGGCATTCAATGTTAACCTGTACCACCTTGCGCCTGGCGGCGACAAAGAGCTGCTTGGTTCGCAGTCTATTGCAAAATTAAGCGCCAGCGAGGCGCTGAACCTGAACTTCCCAGCGAACATAGACGGATTAACCGGCGATTTGTTGGCGGAAGTCATTACGGACGGAAGCTTTCCTGAGTGTTTGACTAACAATAATCGAGTGTACGCGGCGATTATTCGGGCGTCTGTGTCGGATGAAGCCGGCTTGTCCGACTCCCAGGTCTACGCCCTGTCTCTGCAGAAAGAGAACTCTGCTCCTGCGATTGTCAGCGCCACCATTATTGAGGCGACCGCTGGGGTCTATACGGATATGCAAGTCAGTGTCCAGGACGTGGACAGCGGCGATAGCCATACCTTTGAATTGATTGATCCGCCAGGTAATGTGTCGATTGGGCGCTATTCAGGCTTGCTGAAAGTTAAGAATCCAATAGAAGGCAGCTACTCCTTCCGCGTGCGTGCGACCGACTTATCCGGCGCAAAGGCTGAACAGGTTGTCTCCCTGGTTGTCTCCAGTCCCGATAACCTGGCGCCCGAGTTTACCTCTACACCAGTCACATCCGCCAAACATGGTTTCAAATACGAGTATCAAGCTCAGGCGGTTGATCCAGAAGGCGATGAGGTGATTTACGTTTTAAGCCGGAAACAGGACGGCATGACCATCGATAGTCATACTGGTTTGGTGCAATGGACGCCCGAAGAACGGCACATTGGCGTAAAGTCAGCGGAAATCAGCGCGATCGATGCAAAGGGCGCGGTGCGTAAGCAGTATTTTGTAATTGATGTTAACTGGGGCTATCTACTCAACCACGCGCCTCGCATTGTGTCCTCGCCGAACGGCTCTGTATATGTTGGCCAGCAATATGAATATCAGGTTGTTGTCGATGATGCAGACTCAGATACCGAGTTCGATTATCGCCTGTTAGCTTCCGAAGAGGGCATGACTATCTCCGACACAGGGCTATTCACGTGGCGTCCTTCTGCGGAGTGGGCCGGTAAGACCGCGCGAGCCGAGATTGAAGTGCATGATCGTAAGGGCGGTTACGCAACGCAGAGCCTGAACTTGCCCGTCAACCAAGGGGCGAATCACGCGCCTGCGATTACCAGTGCGCCCCCTTTGAGCGCGGCGGCGAACGATAGTTATGTCTATGTTATTAGAGTGGTGGACCAAGATGGCGATGCGGTTTCTCTGAGCTTGAGTCAGTCGCCTAATGGCATGACTCTGGCTGATGGCGTGATTACTTGGACGCCCTCTCTGGCGCAGGCCGGTCAGGCGCATGAGGTCATTCTACGCGCCGAAGACGCCCGAGGAGCGGCCTTTGTGCAGACGTTTGGGGTGGTTGTGAACGACCCCTTGGCGCCGAATACTGCGCCGGTCATTGATAGCATTCCCAATTCTCCCGCTC
Coding sequences within:
- the lexA gene encoding transcriptional repressor LexA, coding for MIKLTKRQEQVLQLIREHIEETGYPPTRAEISNRLGFRSANAAEEHLKALAKKGAIEMVPGASRGIRLPASETQNQGIPIVGQVAAGYPILAQENIEEYCELPPSFFTPSADYFLRVKGMSMKDVGILDGDLLAVHRTTDIHNGQIVVARIGDEVTVKRFQRQKNKVLLLPENEEFEPIEVNLSQQPLDIEGLGVGVIRR
- a CDS encoding Ig-like domain-containing protein; translated protein: MTKYVASFLSTVILGLFSFQVSAKDFGPAQRYNALVFDVFDALSSDVEGRLAVGGDITLNNYSVGDKLNASEAGDVLIAGGDIKFPSGRVYYGNVIAGGSVKDIGDAVQHGMAQGAKIKGGATPSVDFSSAQAYLEQLSQDLSKLKANGKVESKWGGLYLTAACDSNLQVFQLSGAQVFPAHTFEVDLSCAPADATYIFNIDGQQTGMSGMSLQSLANVADKVVFNFYEAYVLELESIGVEGSVLAPKAEVVNPQGVLRGHLFAKAWYGEMQINWVPFTGRLPESTPPKPEQCQLYPITFDYGSLPSRVGETVILYPGMDQGNFIWLSWTGSVKQSDLVNSLTSANADTYINPHDAQDRILNRMDWISAAPGVKNSKAVRTAMNGLLNKEIIVPVWGDLQGGGANRIYQAAAFAKIAITGYKLNGKGYLTFKYLGEENCGEATVEPPVAQDQDVSTKEDQPIDFTLKATGEFTSEAEFVIIQAPQHGSIAQQGEAITYTPNADFHGQDSLRFKLVDGDVESNEATVNIAVVPVNDAPSANDQALTVAEDQTLAIVLTAQDNDTETLTFTLVSQPVNGVLTGDAPTLTYTPKANFHGDDAFIFTVSDGQGQSEQATISITVTPVNDLPVAQSLELALDEDAFIDLTLQGADIDSDSLTFSVLEGPAHGTLSGEAPALRYTPSANFNGVDSFTYRVNDGLADSAVAIVTLTVRPVSDAPVLTGEPLTVTPEGLAYTYAANATDPDGDALAFHLDQAPQGMTIDAASGQISWTPPQDYVQSVKELNSQCYVTHIGDVSTDSNGSTTSAQVNHPDLRLGAIALEAGADHAYQVSVALSNRGLADVSAPVDVSFYVGAPENGDLLGTQRLTHLASGETARLSLGVYDYLLTDDIYVTMAVSQVVEECDIRNNQARAALVSLRVSDASDLSDTRLFAINVEDRNAGPVITSDAELQHQGGQTLNFQVKTTDADIGDAHHFTLVSGPEGLSIDPRTGRLIANIGDLAAGDYQIVVEVEDLRGATTQQTLTLSIAKNLPPQIVSSPVLTASTTLQYAYDVEATDPNEGDKLTYTLVNQPAGMSIQPKSGLIAWLGDERYVDNRADDNGYCAADPQDLRTLDPVIKWSWPLDGESIPHDEYNQVMHTPLAVPLYDTNGDGKLNDKDDIAIIFQSFRKSGYQNAGFLRAIWAKDGTHIWTSESVRPYPLRSMAAADLDGDGTTEIVIIDITEKLSVVSHEGELEWQADTLEQAQWGGPSIADLDQDGSPDIILGRALYDNQGNLKWLGKARFGVNPQGENASGPLTYAADIDLDGDMELIAGPTIYDHTGKRIITNGEGTSALGNFDSDDFPEIVNVYDGYLSLYNHDGSVIWKDKKIEGGGRGGPPVLADLDGDGVPEIGVAGKTRYGVYNANGDVVWSQPTRDQSSGVTASSAFDFNDDGRMEIVYGDEYYLRVYDGVSGDVIYEIENVSVTAHEYPVIADIDHDDHAEIIAVSNSFFDVTNKGLHVIEDATDSWVGTRSIWNQHAYNVNNINNDLSVPVHPTKSWLDHNSFRANVFPDQPGVGQADLTVYGLRLDGGAISVTVKNRGRKPVNTAFNVNLYHLAPGGDKELLGSQSIAKLSASEALNLNFPANIDGLTGDLLAEVITDGSFPECLTNNNRVYAAIIRASVSDEAGLSDSQVYALSLQKENSAPAIVSATIIEATAGVYTDMQVSVQDVDSGDSHTFELIDPPGNVSIGRYSGLLKVKNPIEGSYSFRVRATDLSGAKAEQVVSLVVSSPDNLAPEFTSTPVTSAKHGFKYEYQAQAVDPEGDEVIYVLSRKQDGMTIDSHTGLVQWTPEERHIGVKSAEISAIDAKGAVRKQYFVIDVNWGYLLNHAPRIVSSPNGSVYVGQQYEYQVVVDDADSDTEFDYRLLASEEGMTISDTGLFTWRPSAEWAGKTARAEIEVHDRKGGYATQSLNLPVNQGANHAPAITSAPPLSAAANDSYVYVIRVVDQDGDAVSLSLSQSPNGMTLADGVITWTPSLAQAGQAHEVILRAEDARGAAFVQTFGVVVNDPLAPNTAPVIDSIPNSPARIGVEYIYQVTARDADGDTLTYQLENAPDGMAINDLGAIRWMASAEQQGQYQITVIVSDNRARAVQRFTLQAVAANDANAYPVIVSRPFDQASVDREYSYQIQATDADGDALSYGLMSGPVGMSVAADGALRWTPGADQVGIQDVVVYAEDGAGRSLQSYSINVTQKVKPLTATVVVSPEFVNPGDTLSINVFVDGGQSAPTIALWLDGVETAMGDFGQVVVNAETIGVHTIEVGVTDGVDTVIETARYAVRDAADENAPLVSLSAPTQDAIITAPTDVIGSVQDGNLALYKVMLSPRGQQAWQVIAQGGENVSEAKIATFDPTLLLNGQYDVVLYAEDVNGLSATANTVIAVEGDLKVGNFSITLEDLNIPVAGLPVRVTRTYDSRRRSEALDFGYGWSLGYQDVKIEESRTLGGLWALNQYKRGPFSLILDFCVEPLGAPTVTVTLPDGDVERFEVSASPRCNTYTAMEDVELAFKPVGDTASTLEALDDASGRYVNGKLVDNDTFSRALDPSRYLLTTQAGYKYYLKQGVGIEKVVDPNGHTLTYTNDGIFHSSGKAVRFTRDSQGRIVSMTDPNGSELTYTYDFNGDLEVSTDPMAAQTSYTYNRSHGLLDIIDPLGRTIVKNIYDDAGRLMAQEDSEGHRTEFDHDIEGRQSVVTDRNGNTTFLYYDDRGNVTSKVDAEGHTWSYAYDDHGNQLSETNPLGYVSSATFDERNNQLTQTDELGNTASFTYNTRGQELTITDASGDAFTNVYDSIGNLLSVTDPLGNVAENTLNRDGLVEKTKDALGNETQYTYDKDGNKLTEVNALEQRTIYTYDDNGNVLSETRKRTVDGVKVDETTRYVYDARNRVIETQYADGSSTQTEYDLAGNQIVTIDMQGRRTDYEYDVYGRLLATTYPDGTSESKTYDVEGNVLTETDRLGRVTGFTYDKLNRVVRTELADGSFSSVTYDAAGQVESETDSKGNVTHYEYDAAGRRTAVINALNQRHSFVYDADGNLISETDANGHTTTYEYNILDQRVKTLFHDGSSLQETFDALGRRLSSIDQAGRVTQYAYDKLGRLIAVTDALNNVTSFTYDQAGNKLTQKDAEGRTTRWTYDAMGRVLTRTLPMGQMESFSYDIAGRLLSHTDFNGQTTAYTYDVNDQVSRIDYADGEVETFTYNAIGARLTATNSLGTTSYQYDALNRLVEESQPNGAVLSYSYDKAGNKTSATVTYQGKTETTTYLYDTLNRLSKVIDPQGGETLYAYDAVGNRESVTQANGQTTAYVYDALNRLTRQTTADEADNVIADYRYTLHSTGRREQIEELHNGRVSTYTYDALYRLTHDAISDPVNGDYSAEYRFDNVGNRTYSIIDGVHTAYSYDDNDRLTQQGGVTYAYDANGNTLTETEDGLVTARYTYSAKNKLLAVTKAGETTSFGYNPDGIRTWKAASGATTDFIVDQNRDYAQVLQEVVNGANQVSYVYGDDLLSQARAGDVSYYVYDGQGSVRSLTNQTGVQTDNYHYDAFGILLHSEGDTPNSYLYTGEQYDASLDQYYLRARYYDQNQGRFTQMDTWMGLNSDPVTLHKYLYANADPISYVDPTGNFSIGSIMTAVNVVGTLSSVAQTSYNVFKIATGEGEFDAKAVGTEILLTMLGGSAGKLLKMLPKSVKEKMKNTFDGVACFFNSFPEGTMVHTENGLVPIEKVKIGDKVLAFSEETKRFEYEEVTHLIQNDASYDFVIIELETGEVVEATPEHPFYSDLHWKLASELKAGDQLLLAEGVSSIRNVSRELRQEKVFNITVDNLHTFFVGKDGVLVHNANQNNACKFRGIKAKGFDFEHILNNHSVRGAVAKVRGPKNDVFPPNMSDKEIINAVKRAWKERRLHKVQEGGVDLQGVKLADRMIYVGVDPNTGIKIKMVINRNTKIVETAFPQ
- a CDS encoding collagenase gives rise to the protein MQALALQPNRRKLFGCLINNSDESRIYHWGYWAVRYMFEQRPDDIERLVLWFRLGRYDDYQDWLDDEAKELDAGFAKWMGKVRKELQVASGV
- a CDS encoding NAD(P)H-dependent oxidoreductase; translated protein: MASRILIIQGHPDPQGGRFCHALAEAYAEGAEAAGHEVRKLAVSTMSFPWLRSKREFEEQSPPEVIIAAQKEIQWAECLFIIYPLWMGGMPAVLKAFLEQTLRPGFAVSGGGKWPRRLLKGRRARIVVTMGMPAFIYRWFYRAHSLKSLKRNILGICGVSPIQTSLIGAVEDSDAKPRKQWLDRMRMYGGKAM